The following are encoded together in the Pseudomonas maumuensis genome:
- a CDS encoding methyl-accepting chemotaxis protein, with protein sequence MDQVATAINEVSYAVHDVAKHAEQASSEMHSAQTQVGHGQQAIHGSLQQIDRLSATIDQAVQVIRELASHSTKIGGVLEVIRSIAEQTNLLALNAAIEAARAGEQGRGFAVVADEVRLLAQRSAQSTAEIQTMIEHLQGQSEAAVRAIDTSSEASRQTVEQAREAGSSLDAINQALGNLGALNASIASATLQQSHVVEEINRNVTETADLSQQTAEAARQSSDAGVALARLSEELEQLLRQFRV encoded by the coding sequence ATGGACCAGGTAGCCACCGCCATCAACGAGGTCTCCTACGCTGTGCATGACGTGGCCAAGCACGCCGAACAGGCCTCCAGCGAGATGCACAGCGCCCAGACGCAGGTCGGCCACGGCCAACAGGCGATCCATGGCAGCCTGCAGCAGATCGACCGGCTCTCGGCGACCATCGATCAGGCGGTACAGGTGATCCGCGAACTGGCCAGCCACAGCACCAAGATCGGCGGCGTGCTCGAGGTCATCCGCTCCATCGCCGAGCAGACCAACCTACTCGCCCTCAACGCCGCCATCGAGGCCGCCCGAGCCGGCGAACAGGGACGCGGCTTCGCCGTGGTCGCCGACGAAGTGCGCCTGCTGGCCCAGCGCTCCGCGCAGTCGACCGCCGAAATCCAGACCATGATCGAGCACCTTCAGGGGCAATCCGAAGCGGCGGTGCGGGCCATCGACACCAGCAGCGAAGCCTCGCGCCAGACCGTCGAGCAGGCCCGCGAGGCCGGCAGCAGCCTGGACGCCATCAACCAGGCGCTGGGCAACCTGGGAGCGCTGAACGCCTCGATCGCCAGCGCCACCCTGCAGCAGTCGCATGTGGTCGAGGAAATCAACCGCAATGTCACCGAAACCGCGGACCTGTCGCAGCAGACCGCCGAGGCCGCCCGCCAGTCAAGCGACGCCGGAGTGGCGTTGGCACGCTTGAGCGAGGAACTGGAACAACTGCTGCGCCAGTTCAGGGTATAG
- the pnuC gene encoding nicotinamide riboside transporter PnuC, with the protein MSGLELFAAALGVIAVWLTVKQNPWCWPIGLVMVVLYSWIFYEVKLYSDMLLQLVYAVLQLYGWWQWTRPDRVEDARQVTSLAPVTMLKGLAIGLLGSLLLGAAMAHWTDAAQPWLDAALTGFSLVAQLWMAQKRLQCWALWVVLDVVFVGLFLYKGLYLTAALYALFTLIAVRGWLEWRRDPALAGA; encoded by the coding sequence ATGTCCGGCCTCGAACTGTTCGCCGCCGCGCTCGGCGTCATCGCCGTCTGGCTCACCGTCAAGCAGAACCCCTGGTGCTGGCCGATCGGGTTGGTGATGGTGGTGCTGTACAGCTGGATTTTCTACGAGGTGAAGCTGTACTCGGACATGCTCCTGCAACTGGTCTACGCCGTGCTGCAGCTGTACGGCTGGTGGCAATGGACCCGCCCGGACCGGGTCGAGGACGCCCGCCAGGTAACCAGCCTGGCCCCCGTGACGATGCTCAAGGGCCTGGCGATCGGCCTGCTGGGAAGCCTGCTGCTGGGCGCCGCCATGGCCCACTGGACCGACGCCGCCCAGCCCTGGCTCGACGCCGCGCTTACCGGTTTCAGCCTGGTGGCCCAGCTGTGGATGGCACAGAAGCGCCTGCAATGCTGGGCGCTGTGGGTGGTGCTGGATGTGGTCTTCGTCGGCCTGTTCCTCTACAAGGGCCTTTACCTCACCGCCGCGTTGTATGCCCTGTTCACCCTGATCGCCGTGCGCGGCTGGCTGGAGTGGCGCCGCGACCCGGCGCTGGCCGGCGCATGA
- a CDS encoding AAA family ATPase, which translates to MKVLVLCGPESSGKSWLSGEIQAHFGGVLVGEYVRHFMEREQRDTCYADIPTIARGQLAWEDQGRAQAPELLILDTHLLSNILWSRALFGDCPAWLEQAIQARHYDLHLLLRPEGVEWIGDGLRCQPRLQERQVFFDDSLAWLQRHQHNVQVIDGDWSQRSAKVLSVVQRLLDGKSPTCPTEC; encoded by the coding sequence ATGAAAGTCTTGGTGCTGTGCGGCCCGGAGTCCAGCGGCAAGAGCTGGCTGAGCGGCGAGATCCAGGCGCATTTCGGTGGCGTGCTGGTCGGCGAGTATGTCCGCCACTTCATGGAACGCGAGCAGCGCGATACCTGCTACGCCGATATCCCCACCATCGCTCGTGGCCAGTTGGCCTGGGAGGACCAGGGCCGGGCGCAGGCACCGGAGTTGCTGATCCTCGACACCCACCTGCTCAGCAACATCCTGTGGAGCCGAGCGCTGTTCGGCGATTGCCCGGCGTGGCTCGAGCAGGCCATCCAGGCGCGCCATTACGACCTGCACCTGCTGCTGCGCCCCGAGGGCGTCGAATGGATCGGTGACGGGCTGCGCTGCCAGCCCCGGCTGCAAGAGCGCCAGGTGTTCTTCGATGACAGCCTGGCTTGGTTGCAACGCCACCAACACAACGTGCAGGTGATCGACGGCGATTGGTCACAACGCAGTGCCAAAGTGTTGAGCGTTGTACAGCGTCTGCTGGACGGAAAATCCCCCACCTGCCCCACCGAATGTTAA
- a CDS encoding adhesin, producing the protein MKHTLLILATLCSASAFAQSPVINNATIDSSGAQYQGNLGVNQAAGDQQQQVNARAIAIGHDANASTQIRQRLRTHVDPSLDAQSSIQGNAFSHGSGVLGVNQSAGASNQQANALRISVSTQPQSIDDSVLLQQNVALINNSDPTAQTPGHRQVSTSDQAFTGSRGVVQLNQSAGVGNRTANTLSIRVAD; encoded by the coding sequence ATGAAGCATACGCTGCTGATTCTGGCCACGTTGTGCAGTGCATCGGCCTTCGCGCAATCCCCCGTGATCAACAACGCCACCATCGACAGTTCAGGCGCACAGTACCAAGGCAACCTGGGCGTCAACCAGGCTGCCGGCGACCAACAGCAGCAGGTCAACGCCCGGGCTATCGCCATCGGCCATGACGCCAACGCCAGCACCCAGATCCGCCAACGCTTGCGCACGCATGTCGATCCTTCACTGGATGCTCAGTCCAGCATCCAGGGCAACGCCTTCAGCCATGGCAGCGGCGTTTTAGGCGTCAACCAGAGCGCCGGCGCCAGCAACCAGCAAGCCAACGCACTGCGCATCAGCGTCAGTACACAACCGCAAAGCATCGACGACAGCGTCCTTCTGCAACAGAACGTGGCGCTGATCAACAACTCCGATCCAACCGCCCAGACACCCGGCCATCGCCAGGTCAGCACCAGCGACCAGGCATTCACCGGTAGCCGTGGCGTGGTGCAGTTGAATCAGAGTGCAGGGGTGGGAAACCGCACGGCCAACACCCTGAGCATCCGGGTCGCAGATTGA
- a CDS encoding heme utilization protein — protein MKPSMALKPLVFAIAAIMAVAVQAGQNDPRGGHNNGHNNGHNNGHHTPPPTKIPVYATANAWDKQSSTNNRINNEGTVNEAEMSSSASGTSGNVGVNVAAGAGNQQDNAAAIANAGADSSLDNSFVFGSASATADVRQYSNNNKVNNYGTTNSGIMSGSGNNGSGNMGINIAGGDLNQQKNTMAIANSNAPLGNATATASADQNGPGLVVNNSADRTYRVDTLTFTTTKSGSASYDKDSSYSKDSSASSSWDAAGSNSWNASGSNSSSASGSRSHDSSSSASGSLNASLDASASGSVTQTQDFGRHERSRTDSFDASLTASIDASYDKSHEKSSSSSYEKARDSAFEKAYDSSYEKSGSASNESSKSGSKSYSESSSYDLSNTVSFQVLTPTGWANPVTNTATLSGSVNGGSGNLGVNVAAGVGNQQSNSLAISNTSF, from the coding sequence ATGAAACCCTCGATGGCACTCAAGCCTCTGGTTTTCGCAATTGCTGCGATCATGGCTGTGGCTGTACAAGCTGGGCAGAATGATCCACGTGGCGGCCACAACAATGGCCATAACAACGGCCACAACAACGGTCATCACACCCCTCCTCCTACCAAGATCCCGGTATATGCAACCGCCAATGCCTGGGACAAGCAAAGCAGCACCAACAACCGCATCAACAATGAAGGCACGGTGAACGAAGCCGAAATGAGCAGCTCGGCCTCCGGCACCAGCGGCAACGTCGGTGTCAACGTCGCGGCCGGCGCCGGCAACCAGCAGGACAACGCCGCCGCCATCGCCAACGCCGGCGCCGATTCGAGCCTGGACAACAGCTTCGTGTTCGGCTCCGCCTCGGCCACCGCCGACGTACGTCAGTACAGCAACAACAACAAGGTCAACAACTACGGCACCACCAACTCCGGCATCATGAGCGGCTCGGGCAACAACGGCAGCGGCAACATGGGCATCAACATTGCCGGTGGCGACCTGAACCAACAGAAAAACACCATGGCCATTGCCAACTCCAATGCGCCACTGGGTAATGCCACCGCCACCGCCTCTGCCGACCAGAACGGCCCAGGCCTGGTCGTGAACAACAGCGCCGACCGCACCTACCGGGTCGATACGCTGACCTTCACCACCACGAAAAGTGGCAGTGCTTCGTACGACAAGGACTCCAGCTACAGCAAGGACAGCAGCGCCTCGTCGAGCTGGGACGCCGCCGGCTCCAACAGCTGGAACGCCAGTGGCTCCAACAGCTCCAGCGCCAGTGGTTCGCGTAGCCATGATTCGAGCTCCTCGGCAAGCGGTTCTCTGAACGCTTCGCTGGATGCCTCGGCAAGCGGCAGCGTGACCCAGACCCAGGACTTCGGCCGCCACGAGCGCAGCCGCACCGACTCGTTCGATGCATCGCTGACCGCCTCGATCGACGCGTCGTATGACAAATCGCATGAGAAGTCTTCCAGCTCCTCGTACGAGAAAGCACGCGACTCTGCGTTCGAGAAAGCCTACGACTCCTCCTATGAGAAGTCGGGCAGCGCCTCCAACGAATCGTCGAAGTCCGGCTCGAAGAGCTACAGCGAGTCCAGCTCGTACGACCTGAGCAACACAGTGTCGTTCCAGGTGCTGACCCCTACCGGTTGGGCTAACCCTGTGACCAACACCGCAACCCTCAGTGGCTCGGTGAACGGTGGCAGCGGCAACCTCGGCGTCAACGTCGCAGCCGGTGTGGGCAACCAGCAGAGCAACTCGCTGGCCATCTCCAACACCTCGTTCTAA
- a CDS encoding C39 family peptidase, producing the protein MRMIALAFLLCMASYSEAAQMPLSVLPGGAVIYKPIQSIRERKFADLVQQKTDFSCGAAALATILRQAYWLDVDEQHIIEGMLAHADQDLVRVQGFSMLDMKRYVESLGMRARGYRVAADTLTSVRIPVVVLMDIRGYKHFVVMQRVDKGWVYIGDPVLGHKRYKVEDFLKGWNGIIFAVIGQGYDKNNALLDPPLPLSAKGRINNFTPVKDAELMDFGFIRSDFF; encoded by the coding sequence ATGCGAATGATCGCCTTGGCGTTTTTGCTGTGCATGGCCAGTTACAGCGAAGCGGCGCAGATGCCGCTTTCGGTTTTGCCGGGGGGCGCGGTGATCTACAAGCCCATCCAGAGCATCCGTGAGCGCAAGTTCGCCGACCTGGTGCAACAGAAGACCGATTTCAGTTGCGGCGCCGCGGCGCTGGCAACCATCCTGCGCCAGGCCTACTGGCTGGACGTGGACGAACAACACATCATCGAAGGCATGCTGGCCCACGCCGACCAGGACCTGGTGCGGGTGCAGGGCTTCTCCATGCTCGACATGAAACGCTACGTGGAAAGCCTGGGCATGCGTGCCCGCGGCTACCGGGTCGCGGCCGACACCCTCACCAGCGTGCGCATTCCCGTGGTGGTACTGATGGACATCCGTGGCTACAAGCACTTCGTGGTCATGCAGCGCGTCGACAAGGGCTGGGTGTACATCGGCGATCCAGTGCTCGGCCACAAGCGCTACAAGGTCGAAGATTTCCTCAAAGGCTGGAACGGCATCATCTTCGCCGTGATCGGCCAGGGTTACGACAAGAACAATGCCTTGCTCGACCCACCTCTGCCGCTGAGCGCCAAGGGCCGCATAAACAATTTCACCCCGGTCAAAGACGCCGAACTGATGGACTTCGGTTTCATCCGCAGCGACTTCTTCTAA